A single genomic interval of Microbacterium oleivorans harbors:
- the uvrB gene encoding excinuclease ABC subunit UvrB, giving the protein MQTTRSVRPFEVVSEYVPSGDQPQAIADLAGRINAGETDVVLLGATGTGKSATTAWLIEQVQRPTLVMAHNKTLAAQLANEFRDLMPNNAVEYFVSYYDYYQPEAYVPQTDTFIEKDSSINAEVERLRHSTTNSLLSRRDVVVVSTVSCIYGLGAPEEYLRAMVALQVGERYDRDALIRKFIAMQYNRNDVDFSRGNFRVRGDTIEIIPVYEEYAIRIELFGDEIEALYMLHPLTGDIVQKMDSVPVFPASHYVAGTETVQRAIGTIEHELGERLKEFESQGKLLEAQRLRMRTTFDLEMLQQLGFCSGIENYSRHLDGRSPGDPPHTLLDFFPDDFLLVIDESHVTVPQIGAMYEGDASRKRTLVDHGFRLPSAMDNRPLRFDEFKERVGQTVYLSATPGRYEMGIADGVVEQIIRPTGLIDPEIIIKPSKGQIDDLLEEIRIRVEKDERVLVTTLTKKMAEELTDFLGEHGVRVRYLHSDVDTLRRVELLTELRQGVYDVLVGINLLREGLDLPEVSLVAILDADKEGFLRSGTSLIQTIGRAARNVSGQVHMYADRITDSMSAAIEETERRREKQIAYNLEKGIDPQPLRKKIADITDALAREASDTRDLLNGKATARNKSGKSKSPTPQLRREGIAAEGAQQLEDTIQDLSQQMFAAAAELKFELAGRLRDEVQDLKKELRAMERAGHA; this is encoded by the coding sequence ATGCAGACGACGCGCTCCGTCCGGCCCTTCGAGGTCGTCAGCGAATACGTTCCCAGTGGTGATCAGCCGCAGGCGATCGCCGACCTCGCGGGCAGGATCAACGCCGGCGAGACGGATGTCGTCCTCCTGGGCGCCACGGGTACGGGCAAGTCCGCCACGACGGCGTGGCTCATCGAGCAGGTGCAGCGTCCGACTCTGGTCATGGCTCACAACAAGACTCTCGCCGCGCAGCTGGCGAACGAGTTCCGAGACCTCATGCCCAACAACGCGGTCGAGTACTTCGTCAGTTACTACGACTACTACCAGCCCGAGGCGTACGTGCCGCAGACCGATACGTTCATCGAGAAGGACTCGTCGATCAACGCCGAGGTCGAGCGCCTGCGTCACTCCACGACCAACTCGCTCCTGAGCCGGCGGGACGTCGTCGTCGTCAGCACCGTCTCGTGCATCTACGGCCTGGGGGCCCCCGAGGAGTACCTCCGGGCGATGGTCGCGCTGCAGGTCGGGGAGCGATACGACCGGGACGCTCTGATCCGCAAGTTCATCGCGATGCAGTACAACCGCAACGACGTCGACTTCTCGCGCGGCAACTTCCGCGTGCGCGGCGACACGATCGAGATCATTCCGGTGTACGAGGAGTACGCCATCCGTATCGAGCTCTTCGGCGACGAGATCGAAGCGCTCTACATGCTCCACCCGCTCACCGGCGACATCGTGCAGAAGATGGACAGCGTGCCGGTGTTCCCGGCGTCGCACTACGTCGCGGGCACCGAGACCGTGCAACGGGCGATCGGGACGATCGAGCACGAGCTCGGCGAGCGGCTGAAGGAGTTCGAGAGCCAGGGCAAACTGCTCGAGGCGCAGCGCCTGCGCATGCGGACGACCTTCGACCTGGAGATGCTCCAGCAGCTGGGCTTCTGTTCCGGTATCGAGAACTACTCCCGGCACCTCGACGGCCGTTCACCGGGCGACCCGCCGCACACCCTGCTGGACTTCTTCCCGGACGACTTCCTGCTGGTCATCGACGAATCCCACGTGACGGTCCCTCAGATCGGTGCCATGTACGAGGGCGACGCCTCGCGCAAGCGCACCCTGGTCGACCACGGCTTCCGCCTGCCGAGCGCCATGGACAACCGCCCACTGCGCTTCGACGAGTTCAAAGAACGCGTCGGGCAGACCGTGTACCTCTCGGCCACCCCCGGACGGTACGAGATGGGTATCGCCGACGGGGTGGTGGAGCAGATCATCCGGCCCACGGGGCTCATCGACCCGGAGATCATCATCAAGCCCTCGAAGGGTCAGATCGATGATCTGCTCGAGGAGATCCGCATCCGCGTCGAGAAGGACGAGCGCGTGCTGGTCACCACGTTGACCAAGAAGATGGCCGAGGAGCTGACCGACTTCCTCGGCGAGCACGGGGTCCGTGTGCGCTACCTGCACTCCGACGTCGACACGCTCCGACGTGTGGAGCTGCTCACCGAGCTCCGACAGGGTGTCTACGACGTGCTCGTCGGCATCAACCTGCTGCGCGAGGGCCTCGATCTCCCTGAGGTTTCTCTGGTCGCGATCCTCGACGCGGACAAGGAGGGCTTCCTCCGCTCGGGCACCTCGCTGATCCAGACGATCGGCCGCGCGGCTCGAAACGTCTCGGGTCAGGTCCACATGTACGCCGACAGGATCACCGACTCGATGAGCGCCGCCATCGAGGAGACCGAGCGGCGTCGCGAGAAGCAGATCGCCTACAACCTCGAGAAGGGGATAGATCCGCAGCCGCTGCGCAAGAAGATCGCCGACATCACCGACGCCCTCGCCCGCGAGGCGTCGGACACGCGTGACCTCCTCAACGGGAAGGCGACGGCGCGGAACAAGTCGGGCAAGAGCAAGAGCCCCACGCCGCAGCTGCGCCGTGAGGGGATCGCCGCTGAAGGTGCTCAGCAGCTCGAGGACACCATCCAAGACCTCTCGCAGCAGATGTTCGCGGCGGCCGCGGAACTGAAGTTCGAGCTCGCAGGGCGGTTGCGCGACGAGGTGCAGGATCTGAAGAAGGAGCTGCGGGCGATGGAGCGCGCCGGGCACGCCTGA
- a CDS encoding MarR family winged helix-turn-helix transcriptional regulator, producing the protein MPSADDLLKLDDQLCFALVTAARNVVGIYRPILEPLGLTHPQYLVMLALWEESPRPLGALAGDLAMEPATLSPLVKRLETQGLVTRARRRGDERVLDIGLTDAGRALRSDALQVPERVMAAVGMTVGEVEALRDGLAPFAGRRPR; encoded by the coding sequence ATGCCCTCCGCCGACGACCTGCTCAAGCTGGACGATCAACTGTGCTTCGCGCTCGTCACCGCGGCGCGGAACGTCGTGGGGATCTATCGCCCGATTCTCGAGCCGCTCGGCCTGACTCATCCGCAGTATCTCGTGATGCTGGCGCTGTGGGAGGAGTCTCCGCGTCCGCTCGGCGCTCTCGCCGGCGACCTCGCCATGGAGCCCGCCACCCTGTCGCCGCTGGTGAAGCGCCTGGAGACGCAGGGACTCGTCACGCGCGCACGACGTCGGGGCGACGAGCGGGTCCTCGACATCGGGCTCACCGATGCGGGGCGTGCGCTGCGATCCGACGCTCTGCAGGTGCCCGAGCGGGTCATGGCGGCGGTGGGGATGACCGTCGGCGAGGTGGAGGCGCTGCGCGACGGCCTCGCGCCCTTCGCCGGTCGGCGTCCGCGTTGA
- the uvrA gene encoding excinuclease ABC subunit UvrA, with amino-acid sequence MPIVPVASSSKLSVRGARVHNLKDVDLDIPRDSLVVFTGLSGSGKSSLAFDTIFAEGQRRYVESLSAYARQFLGQVDRPDVDFIEGLSPAVSIDQKSTNRNPRSTVGTITEIHDYMRLLWARIGVPHCPECGERIQRQTVQQIADQLMELPERTRYQVVAPVVSQKKGEFVDLFKELSAKGYARAVVDGDIISLAEPPTLKKSYKHDIAVVVDRLVAGPDLLGRVTDSVETALTLAGGVIQINFVDEEGDDAWQSFSEKLACPNGHALQLTEIEPRTFSFNAPFGACPTCSGLGTRMSVDAELMLGDEDLSIAEGVLLPWTTQGKGLFQYYERLLEGLAADLKFSLKTPWRKLPAEVQDAVLRGENYKVTVKWKNRYGREMRYASGFEGVIPYIERQYLQAETDTQRQRWSEYLREVPCPACNGDRLKPEVLAVLVHDHSIADVARLSLAEAQDYFNQLELTEREAKIAAAVLREIRARLDFLIEVGLTYLSLGRAAGSLSGGEAQRIRLATQIGSGLTGVLYVLDEPSIGLHQRDNRRLIDTLVKLKNLGNTLIVVEHDEETIAAADWVVDIGPRAGVEGGNVVHSGPYDALLADETSMTGDYLSGRRALETPAKRRKIDKKRMLTVVGARANNLKNVTAEFPLGVLTSVTGVSGSGKSTLVNGILYEVLATRLNGARRVAGKHTRVTGLDNLDKVVHVDQAPIGRTPRSNPATYTGVFDRIRTLFSETPEAKVRGYLPGRFSFNVKGGRCEACSGDGTLKIEMNFLPDVYVDCEVCHGKRYNRDTLAVHYKGKNIAEVLEMPISEAAEFFEPIQAIHRYMKTLVDVGLGYVRLGQSATTLSGGEAQRVKLATELQRRSNGRSIYVLDEPTTGLHFEDVRKLLEVLNGLVDKGNTVITIEHNLDVIKASDWVIDLGPEGGAGGGTIVATGTPEQIASAEDSHTGRFLAEILGAPAARKAG; translated from the coding sequence GTGCCCATCGTCCCCGTCGCTTCCTCCTCGAAACTCAGCGTCCGCGGTGCCCGCGTCCACAACCTCAAGGACGTGGATCTCGACATCCCGCGCGACAGCCTCGTCGTCTTCACCGGTCTCTCCGGCTCCGGAAAGTCGAGCCTCGCGTTCGACACGATCTTCGCCGAGGGCCAGCGTCGCTACGTCGAATCGCTGAGCGCTTACGCCCGGCAGTTCCTCGGCCAGGTCGATCGTCCCGACGTCGACTTCATCGAGGGGCTGAGCCCCGCGGTCTCGATCGACCAGAAGTCGACGAACCGCAACCCGCGGTCGACAGTCGGAACGATCACCGAGATCCACGACTACATGCGTCTCCTGTGGGCGCGCATCGGCGTTCCCCACTGTCCGGAATGCGGCGAGCGGATCCAGCGCCAGACCGTGCAGCAGATCGCGGACCAGCTGATGGAGCTTCCCGAGCGCACCCGTTACCAGGTCGTGGCGCCCGTCGTCTCGCAGAAGAAGGGCGAGTTCGTCGACCTCTTCAAGGAGCTCAGCGCCAAGGGCTACGCCCGGGCCGTCGTCGACGGCGACATCATCTCGCTCGCCGAGCCCCCGACCCTGAAGAAGAGCTACAAGCACGACATCGCCGTCGTCGTCGACCGTCTCGTCGCCGGGCCGGATCTTCTCGGCCGTGTCACCGACTCGGTGGAGACCGCCCTCACCCTCGCCGGCGGCGTCATCCAGATCAACTTCGTCGACGAAGAGGGAGACGACGCCTGGCAGAGCTTCAGCGAGAAGCTCGCCTGCCCGAACGGACACGCTCTGCAGCTCACCGAGATCGAGCCGCGTACGTTCTCGTTCAACGCGCCGTTCGGCGCGTGCCCGACGTGCTCGGGCCTGGGCACCCGCATGTCCGTCGACGCCGAGCTGATGCTCGGCGACGAGGACCTCTCGATCGCCGAGGGCGTGCTGCTTCCCTGGACCACCCAGGGCAAGGGGCTCTTCCAGTACTACGAGCGTCTGCTCGAGGGGCTCGCAGCCGACCTGAAGTTCTCGCTCAAGACCCCCTGGCGCAAGCTCCCCGCGGAGGTGCAGGATGCCGTCCTGCGCGGCGAGAACTACAAGGTCACGGTGAAGTGGAAGAACCGCTACGGACGCGAGATGCGTTACGCGTCGGGCTTCGAGGGAGTGATCCCGTACATCGAACGGCAGTATCTGCAGGCCGAGACCGACACGCAGCGGCAGCGCTGGTCGGAGTACCTCCGCGAGGTGCCGTGTCCCGCCTGCAACGGCGATCGGCTCAAGCCGGAGGTCCTGGCCGTCCTCGTCCACGATCACTCGATCGCCGACGTCGCCCGCCTCAGCCTCGCCGAGGCGCAGGACTACTTCAACCAGCTCGAGCTCACCGAGCGCGAGGCCAAGATCGCCGCCGCCGTGCTCCGCGAGATCCGCGCGCGGCTCGACTTCCTCATCGAGGTCGGTCTCACCTACCTCAGCCTGGGGCGAGCCGCCGGCTCGCTCTCGGGCGGTGAAGCTCAGCGCATCCGTCTCGCCACCCAGATCGGATCGGGCCTGACCGGCGTCCTGTACGTCCTCGACGAGCCGTCGATCGGTCTCCACCAGCGCGACAACCGGCGCCTGATCGACACGCTGGTCAAGCTCAAGAACCTCGGCAACACCCTGATCGTCGTCGAGCACGACGAAGAGACGATCGCCGCCGCCGACTGGGTCGTCGACATCGGGCCGCGGGCGGGCGTGGAGGGCGGCAATGTCGTGCACTCCGGGCCCTATGACGCACTCCTGGCCGATGAGACGTCGATGACAGGCGACTACCTCTCGGGACGTCGGGCACTCGAGACGCCCGCGAAGCGCCGGAAGATCGACAAGAAGCGGATGCTGACCGTCGTGGGGGCTCGGGCGAACAACCTCAAGAACGTCACGGCGGAGTTCCCGCTCGGCGTGCTGACCTCGGTCACCGGCGTGAGCGGGTCGGGCAAGTCGACCCTCGTCAACGGCATCCTCTACGAGGTTCTCGCCACCCGGCTCAACGGCGCGCGACGCGTCGCGGGCAAGCACACCCGCGTGACCGGTCTCGACAACCTCGACAAGGTCGTGCACGTCGACCAGGCACCGATCGGCCGCACGCCCCGCTCGAACCCCGCCACGTACACCGGCGTCTTCGACCGCATTCGAACGCTCTTCAGCGAGACGCCCGAGGCCAAGGTCCGCGGCTATCTGCCCGGTCGGTTCTCGTTCAACGTCAAGGGCGGTCGGTGCGAGGCGTGCTCGGGAGACGGCACGCTGAAGATCGAGATGAACTTCCTCCCCGACGTCTACGTCGACTGCGAGGTGTGCCACGGCAAGCGCTACAACCGCGACACGCTCGCTGTGCACTACAAGGGCAAGAACATCGCCGAGGTGCTCGAGATGCCGATCTCGGAGGCGGCGGAGTTCTTCGAGCCGATCCAGGCGATTCACCGCTACATGAAGACGCTCGTCGACGTCGGACTCGGCTATGTGCGGCTGGGTCAGTCGGCCACGACGCTCTCGGGCGGCGAGGCGCAGCGCGTGAAGCTGGCGACCGAGCTGCAGCGGCGGTCGAATGGCCGCAGCATCTATGTGCTCGACGAGCCCACGACGGGCCTCCACTTCGAGGACGTGCGCAAGCTGCTCGAGGTGCTGAACGGCCTGGTCGACAAGGGCAACACCGTCATCACCATCGAGCACAACCTCGATGTGATCAAGGCCTCGGACTGGGTCATCGACCTCGGTCCCGAGGGGGGTGCCGGGGGAGGAACGATCGTCGCGACGGGAACGCCCGAGCAGATCGCGTCGGCCGAGGACAGCCACACCGGCCGATTCCTCGCCGAGATCCTGGGAGCCCCAGCGGCGCGCAAGGCGGGCTGA
- the uvrC gene encoding excinuclease ABC subunit UvrC — protein MANVLPYRPKAGEIPTDPGVYRFRDADGRVLYVGKAKNLRARLSNYFAPLHTLHERTRRMVTTAASVEWTVVATDVDSLQLEYMWIKEFDPPFNVRYRDDKSYPFMAITLGDEAPRVIVTRNRRIPGAKYFGPYPKVWAVHETIDLMIKVFPIRTCSDSSYKKAMAAGRPCFPGQIGRCGGPCSMKVSIEDHRAMVDDFVAFMSGGDQRFARELTARMREAAAAMDYESAAVYRDKLQAIEAVLNKSALVLDDDMDADLFGIAEDELAAAVQHFVVRGGRIRGVRATTIEKEIDIAGADLIDQVLQRAYGDAAAGDIPRHVFVPTLPDDSGELEQWLQERRGRRVTIQVAQRGRKADLMRTASLNAQQALMLHKTRRTSDYVARSQALTDLQEALGLSEAPLRIECYDVSHLSGTNVVASLVVFEDGLPRKDQYRIFGVNETTDDTDSMYQVLTRRLAHLDQPEDDEEPIPDATADGEVVTTRKRPRFAYRPQLLVVDGGKPQVEAARRALADAGHSEIALCGIAKRLEEIWLPGEEYPVILPRTSESLYLLQRLRDEAHRFAIVHQRKRRKRDITSVLNEVPGLGAARIKALLRHFGSVAALKQATPEQMQELPGIGPRLAEAIHRHLAAG, from the coding sequence GTGGCGAACGTCCTGCCCTATCGGCCGAAGGCGGGGGAGATCCCCACCGACCCGGGCGTCTACCGCTTCCGTGATGCGGATGGTCGTGTGCTCTACGTCGGCAAGGCCAAGAACCTGCGCGCCCGCCTGTCGAACTACTTCGCGCCCCTGCACACCCTCCACGAGCGAACCCGGCGCATGGTCACGACGGCTGCCTCCGTCGAGTGGACGGTCGTGGCGACCGACGTCGACTCGCTGCAGCTCGAGTACATGTGGATCAAGGAGTTCGATCCGCCGTTCAACGTGCGCTACCGCGACGACAAGTCGTATCCGTTCATGGCGATCACCCTGGGTGACGAGGCGCCGCGGGTGATCGTCACCCGGAACCGGCGCATCCCGGGCGCGAAGTACTTCGGGCCCTACCCGAAGGTCTGGGCCGTGCACGAGACGATCGACCTGATGATCAAGGTCTTCCCGATCCGCACGTGCAGCGATTCGTCGTACAAGAAGGCGATGGCCGCGGGTCGCCCGTGCTTCCCCGGGCAGATCGGGCGCTGCGGCGGTCCCTGCTCGATGAAGGTCTCGATCGAGGACCACCGTGCGATGGTCGACGACTTCGTCGCCTTCATGTCGGGCGGCGACCAGCGTTTCGCGCGTGAGCTCACCGCGCGCATGCGCGAGGCCGCCGCGGCCATGGACTACGAGTCGGCGGCGGTCTATCGCGACAAGCTCCAGGCCATCGAGGCGGTGCTGAACAAGAGCGCGCTCGTGCTGGACGACGACATGGATGCCGACCTCTTCGGCATCGCCGAGGACGAGCTCGCCGCGGCCGTGCAGCACTTCGTCGTCCGCGGGGGCCGTATCCGCGGCGTCCGCGCGACGACGATCGAGAAGGAGATCGACATCGCCGGGGCCGATCTGATCGATCAGGTGCTCCAGCGCGCCTACGGTGACGCGGCCGCGGGCGACATCCCGCGTCACGTCTTCGTCCCGACCCTGCCCGACGACTCGGGCGAGCTCGAGCAATGGCTCCAGGAGCGTCGTGGCCGGCGTGTGACGATCCAGGTGGCCCAGCGCGGTCGCAAGGCCGACCTCATGCGGACCGCGAGCCTCAACGCCCAGCAGGCCCTCATGCTGCACAAGACCCGGCGTACGAGCGACTACGTCGCGCGCAGCCAGGCGCTGACCGACCTGCAGGAGGCCCTCGGCCTCAGCGAGGCACCGCTGCGCATCGAGTGCTACGACGTCTCCCACCTGTCCGGGACGAACGTGGTCGCCTCGCTCGTGGTCTTCGAGGACGGGCTTCCCCGCAAAGATCAGTACCGCATCTTCGGTGTGAACGAGACGACCGACGACACCGACTCGATGTACCAGGTGCTGACCCGACGGCTGGCGCACCTCGATCAGCCCGAAGACGACGAGGAGCCCATCCCCGACGCCACGGCCGACGGCGAGGTGGTGACCACGCGCAAGCGGCCGCGATTCGCTTATCGCCCGCAACTGCTCGTCGTCGACGGCGGCAAGCCCCAGGTCGAGGCGGCCAGGCGCGCCCTCGCCGACGCCGGACACAGCGAGATCGCCCTGTGCGGCATCGCGAAGCGGCTCGAGGAGATCTGGCTGCCGGGGGAGGAGTATCCGGTGATCCTGCCGCGCACATCCGAGTCGCTCTACCTGTTGCAGCGACTGCGCGACGAGGCGCATCGGTTCGCGATCGTGCACCAGCGCAAGCGCCGCAAGCGGGACATCACCTCGGTGCTGAACGAGGTGCCGGGGCTCGGGGCCGCGCGCATCAAGGCGCTGCTTCGGCACTTCGGGTCGGTGGCCGCGCTCAAGCAGGCCACGCCTGAGCAGATGCAGGAGCTGCCGGGCATCGGGCCGCGTCTGGCGGAGGCGATCCACCGCCACCTCGCAGCCGGATAG
- the rapZ gene encoding RNase adapter RapZ, giving the protein MSGAGRTTAANALEDLGWYVVDNLPPQMLRPLLELSELAGHALPRVAAVVDVRGGDLFAALPEITRALRHGRTLRVLFLDAADEVLVRRFEAVRRPHPLQGDGTLVDGIRRERERLAPIRESADVIVDTSRDNIHQLATYIADLFADAGTARHTVTVMSFGFKYGLPPDADLVADMRFLPNPFWNTDLRALTGEDPAVRDEVLSHPGAIEFIDAYAAALQPVLRGYQEENKRHSVVAVGCTGGKHRSVVTARELTRRLSAVPGVAVRLKHRDLGRE; this is encoded by the coding sequence ATGTCCGGTGCCGGGCGCACGACGGCGGCGAACGCGCTCGAGGACCTCGGCTGGTACGTCGTCGACAACCTGCCGCCGCAGATGCTCCGGCCGCTGCTCGAGCTCAGCGAGCTCGCCGGACACGCCCTTCCTCGCGTCGCCGCGGTGGTCGACGTCCGCGGCGGCGACCTCTTCGCCGCCCTGCCCGAGATCACCAGGGCGCTGCGACACGGCCGCACCCTGCGGGTGCTGTTCCTCGACGCCGCAGACGAGGTGCTGGTGCGCCGGTTCGAGGCGGTGCGCCGCCCCCACCCGTTGCAGGGCGACGGCACGCTGGTCGACGGCATCCGCCGAGAACGTGAACGCCTGGCGCCGATCCGCGAGAGCGCCGACGTCATCGTCGACACCTCTCGCGACAACATCCATCAGCTCGCGACCTACATCGCCGACCTGTTCGCCGACGCGGGGACGGCCCGGCACACCGTGACCGTGATGAGCTTCGGCTTCAAGTACGGACTGCCCCCCGACGCCGACCTCGTCGCAGACATGCGCTTCCTGCCGAATCCGTTCTGGAACACCGATCTCCGGGCACTCACGGGAGAAGACCCCGCAGTGCGCGACGAGGTGCTCTCGCACCCGGGCGCGATCGAGTTCATCGACGCCTACGCCGCGGCGTTGCAGCCGGTTCTGCGGGGCTACCAGGAGGAGAACAAGCGGCATTCGGTGGTCGCCGTCGGGTGCACGGGCGGTAAGCACCGCTCGGTCGTGACGGCCCGCGAGCTCACGCGTCGGCTCAGCGCGGTTCCGGGTGTGGCGGTGCGACTCAAACACCGCGACCTCGGTCGCGAGTAG
- the whiA gene encoding DNA-binding protein WhiA, which produces MPLTADVKTELAAMRDPRPAARVAEVTAILRFAGGLHSIAGRVAVEAEVDSEILARRVARELVEIYGVRPELARIQASGGRDGATFAVRVREGGETLARQTGLLDQRRRPVRGLPNKLTTGSRPDLAALWRGAFLAAGSLSDPGRSAALEISCPSPEAAMALVGAAHRLGIVAKAREVRGIPRVVVRDGEAIRQTLAEMGATRTADTWDQMRQRREVRAGVNRLVNFDDANLRRSAQAAVAACARVERALEILGDEVPDHLKQAGDLRLAHRDASLDELGHHADPPLTKDAVAGRIRRLLAMADKKAAAEGLPDTESAVPAGLAD; this is translated from the coding sequence GTGCCGCTGACCGCTGACGTCAAGACCGAGTTGGCTGCGATGCGCGACCCTCGCCCCGCTGCCCGCGTCGCCGAGGTGACCGCCATCCTCCGCTTCGCCGGTGGGCTCCACTCCATCGCCGGCCGGGTCGCGGTGGAAGCCGAGGTCGACTCCGAGATCCTCGCGCGCCGGGTGGCGCGGGAACTGGTCGAGATCTACGGCGTGCGACCGGAGCTCGCCCGCATCCAGGCCTCGGGTGGTCGAGACGGCGCGACGTTCGCCGTCCGCGTCCGCGAGGGCGGTGAGACGCTCGCCCGCCAGACCGGCCTCCTCGATCAGCGTCGTCGTCCGGTCCGCGGCCTCCCGAACAAGCTGACGACCGGCTCGCGGCCCGACCTCGCCGCACTGTGGCGCGGCGCGTTCCTCGCCGCCGGCTCGCTCTCGGACCCCGGTCGTTCGGCTGCGCTCGAGATCTCCTGCCCGTCGCCCGAGGCCGCCATGGCGCTGGTGGGCGCCGCGCACCGGCTCGGGATCGTCGCGAAGGCTCGCGAGGTCCGCGGCATCCCGCGCGTGGTCGTGCGCGACGGCGAGGCGATCCGGCAGACCCTCGCCGAGATGGGGGCCACCCGCACGGCCGACACGTGGGACCAGATGCGCCAGCGCCGCGAGGTGCGCGCCGGTGTCAACCGTCTCGTCAACTTCGACGACGCCAACCTCCGCCGCTCCGCACAGGCAGCCGTCGCCGCATGCGCGCGCGTCGAGCGTGCCCTCGAGATCCTCGGCGACGAGGTGCCCGATCACCTCAAGCAGGCGGGCGACCTGCGTCTGGCGCATCGCGACGCGAGCCTCGACGAACTCGGCCATCACGCCGACCCGCCGCTGACGAAGGACGCGGTCGCCGGACGCATCCGGCGCCTGCTCGCCATGGCCGACAAGAAGGCCGCCGCCGAGGGACTGCCCGACACCGAGTCAGCCGTTCCCGCCGGGCTCGCCGACTGA
- a CDS encoding superoxide dismutase, whose amino-acid sequence MPKYTLPELPYDYAALEPHISGKIMELHHSKHHQAYVTGANTALEQLAEARETGNLANVNKLEKDLAFNLGGHVNHSIFWTNLSPEGGGEPEGELRAAIDEFFGGFDKFQAHFTAAATGIQGSGWAVLSWDPIGAQLIIQQLFDQQSNTAQGTVPIFQLDMWEHAFYLDYLNVKADYVKAAWNIANWQNVAERFVTAREKTAGLLA is encoded by the coding sequence ATGCCGAAGTACACCCTTCCCGAGCTCCCTTACGACTATGCGGCTCTCGAGCCGCACATCAGCGGCAAGATCATGGAGCTGCATCACTCCAAGCATCACCAGGCCTATGTCACGGGCGCCAACACCGCCCTCGAGCAGCTTGCCGAGGCCCGTGAGACCGGCAACCTGGCGAACGTGAACAAGCTCGAGAAGGACCTCGCGTTCAACCTCGGCGGTCACGTCAACCACTCCATCTTCTGGACCAACCTCTCGCCCGAGGGCGGCGGCGAGCCCGAGGGCGAGCTCCGCGCGGCGATCGACGAGTTCTTCGGTGGCTTCGACAAGTTCCAGGCCCACTTCACCGCCGCCGCGACCGGCATCCAGGGCTCCGGCTGGGCCGTGCTCAGCTGGGACCCGATCGGCGCGCAGCTGATCATCCAGCAGCTGTTCGACCAGCAGTCGAACACCGCTCAGGGCACCGTCCCGATCTTCCAGCTCGACATGTGGGAGCACGCCTTCTACCTCGACTACCTCAACGTCAAGGCCGACTACGTCAAGGCCGCGTGGAACATCGCCAACTGGCAGAACGTCGCCGAGCGCTTTGTGACGGCGCGCGAGAAGACGGCCGGCCTGCTCGCGTAG
- the gap gene encoding type I glyceraldehyde-3-phosphate dehydrogenase, whose translation MSVKIGINGFGRIGRNYLRAALAQGADLEIVAVNDLTDNKTLAHLLKYDSILGRLDAEVTYSEDSITVGGKTIKVFEERDPANLPWGELGVDIVIESTGRFTKAADAGKHITGGAKKVLISAPASGEDGTFVIGANEDQYDPENHNIISNASCTTNCLAPLAKVLNDNFGIVKGLMTTVHAYTADQNLQDGPHSDLRRARAAALNIVPTSTGAAKAIGLVLPELKGKLDGFALRVPVPTGSATDLTVELEREVTVDEIKAAYKAAAEGPLKGILKYTEDEIVSSDIVTDDHSCIFDAGLTRVIGNQVKVVGWYDNEWGYSNRLVDLTELVASKL comes from the coding sequence GTGTCTGTCAAGATCGGCATCAACGGCTTCGGCCGCATCGGACGCAACTACCTCCGCGCCGCCCTCGCTCAGGGCGCGGACCTCGAGATCGTGGCGGTGAACGACCTCACCGACAACAAGACCCTCGCGCACCTCCTCAAGTACGACTCGATCCTCGGACGCCTGGACGCCGAGGTCACGTACTCGGAGGATTCCATCACGGTCGGCGGCAAGACCATCAAGGTCTTCGAAGAGCGCGACCCCGCCAACCTGCCCTGGGGCGAGCTGGGCGTCGACATCGTCATCGAGTCGACCGGCCGCTTCACCAAGGCCGCCGACGCCGGCAAGCACATCACCGGCGGCGCCAAGAAGGTGCTCATCTCGGCCCCGGCCTCGGGCGAGGACGGCACCTTCGTCATCGGCGCCAACGAGGACCAGTACGACCCCGAGAACCACAACATCATCTCGAACGCGTCGTGCACCACGAACTGCCTCGCGCCGCTGGCCAAGGTCCTCAACGACAACTTCGGCATCGTCAAGGGCCTCATGACGACGGTCCACGCGTACACCGCCGACCAGAACCTGCAGGACGGCCCGCACAGCGACCTGCGTCGCGCCCGCGCCGCCGCGCTCAACATCGTCCCGACCTCGACCGGTGCCGCCAAGGCCATCGGTCTGGTGCTCCCCGAGCTCAAGGGCAAGCTCGACGGCTTCGCCCTCCGCGTGCCGGTCCCCACCGGTTCGGCCACCGACCTCACGGTCGAGCTCGAGCGCGAGGTCACCGTCGACGAGATCAAGGCCGCCTACAAGGCCGCCGCCGAGGGCCCGCTCAAGGGCATCCTCAAGTACACCGAGGACGAGATCGTCTCGAGCGACATCGTCACCGACGACCACTCCTGCATCTTCGACGCCGGTCTGACCCGCGTCATCGGCAACCAGGTCAAGGTCGTCGGCTGGTACGACAACGAGTGGGGCTACTCGAACCGCCTCGTCGACCTCACCGAGCTCGTCGCCAGCAAGCTCTGA